In Streptomyces sp. TLI_146, the genomic stretch CGATCTGATCGCCGGTCTCGCGATCACCGAACCGCAGGCGGGCTCGGACCTCGGGCGGCTGGAGGCGACGGCCGTCGAGGAAGGTGACCACCTGGTGGTCGATGCCGAGAAGCGCTTCGTCGTCAACGGAGGTTTCGCGGACTTCTTCGTCACGGCGGTCCGCACGGGGCAACTCCCGGGAAACCAGGGCAGCCTGACCCTGCTGGTGGTGGACCGCAACGCCGAGGGCGTCCACGTACACCCCAACGACTCGATCGCCTGGCGGGCCTCGGCCATGGCCGACGTCAGCATGCGCGGGGTGCGGGTGCCCAAGGAGAACGTGATCGGCCGCCGCAACTCCGGCTTCGTGCAGATCATGAAGAACATGCAGCTGGAGCGGCTGGCGGCGGGGATCTCGGCGGTCGGCGACGCGGCCAACTGCCTGGACACCACCTGGAAGTACCTCAAGAGCCGGGCCATGTTCGAGTCGACGCTCAGCGCCAAGCAGGCCGTCCGCCACAAGATGGCCGATCTGCTCACCGAGGTCGAGGCGGCCCGCCAACTCGCCCACCATGCCGCCTGGAGCTACGCCCGCGACCCCCTGTCGATCACCGCCTGCTCGATGGCTAAGCTCAAGGCCACCGAAGTGGCCCGGACCGTCGCCGAGGAATGCCGCCATCTGCACGGCTCCGAGGGCTTCCGGGAGGGCGCGCCGATCGTCCAGACCGTGCATGACGCCCAAGCCGCCACCGTCGCCGCCGGAGCGAGCGAGGTCATGCGCGACATCGTCGTACAGAGCGGATACGAGGAGTTGCCGTGACCACGTCCGAGACGGAGGCGGCGAGCGCCGGCGGCCCAGCGGGCCCGAAGCCGGAGCCGCAGCGGGGCCCGGGCCTGGCGTCCGAGCTGGTGAGGGCCGGGACGGTCGGTCTGATCGCCGCGTTCGTGGGGTTCTCCAGCTCGTTCGCGATCGTCCTCGAAGGCCTGACCCGGGTCGGCGCGAGCCGCGCCGAGGCGGCGTCCGGTCTGATGGCCCTCTCCGTCTCGATGGGCGCCTGCGCGATCTTCCTCAGTCTGCGGCTGCGGATGCCGATCAGCGTCGCCTGGTCGACGCCGGGCGCGGCTCTCCTTGCCGGCTCGGCCGCGGTCGACGGCGGATTCGGCGCGGCCGTCGGCGCGTTCCTGGTGACCGCCGCGCTGATCGTGGTCACCGGACTGTGGAAGCCGCTCGGCCGCTGGGTCTCGGCCATCCCGAAACCCCTGGCCAACGCCATGCTCGCGGGGATCCTGCTGCCGCTGTGCCTGGCCCCCGCCAAGGCGGTCCAGGAGAAACCGGCGGTGGGCCTGGCGATCGTCGTCGTCTGGGCGGCCGTCGGCACCTTCAGGAAGCTGTACGCGGTACCGGCCGCGGTCGTCGTCGCGATCGTCCTGATCACCGCGACCACCCACATCTCCGCCGCCGACCTCGGACCGCTGTGGCCCAAGCCGGTCCTGGTCACCCCCGACTTCACGGCGGCGGCCGTCATCGGCATCGCCCTGCCGCTGTACGTGGTGACGATGGCCTCGCAGAACATCCCGGGCATCGCGGTCCTCAACGTCAACGGCTACGAGCCCGAGCCCGGCCCGCTGTTCGGCTGGACCGGCGCGTTCGGCCTGGCCTCGGCGCCGTTCGGCGGCCACGCGGTCAACCTCGCCGCGATCACCGCCGCGCTGTGCGCCGACGAGAACGCGGGCCCCGACCCCCGCAAGCGCTACCGGGCGGCGGCGATCGGCGGCGGCGCCTACGTCCTGCTCGGCCTGGGCGCGGGCGCGGCGGTCGCGTTCGTGGGCGCGGCCCCGCCCACCCTGATCGAGGCGGTGGCGGGCCTCGCGCTGCTGGGCGCGCTGGGCAACTCGCTGGTGGGGGCGGTGACCGACCCCGGCGACCGCGAGGCCGCGGTGGTCACGCTGGTGGTGACGGTGTCGGGGGTGCAGTTCTTCGGGATCAGCGGCGCGTTCTGGGGGCTGCTGGCCGGGGGCGCGCTGTACGCGGCGAAGCGGCGACTGCCGGCGAAGTGAGACGGGCCCCGGCGGTGAGGGCCGCGCGTCACTCCCCGAAGAGATGGGCCTCGATCGCCTCGTTGTACTTCTGGAGCGCGAACTCCTGCGTACCAAAGCAGTGTTCCTCGTTGGCGCCGGTCGTCAGACCTATCTGGATCTCGCGATAGATTTCCAGGTCCTCGTACTGCACCTGATAGGTCAGCTGCCGGTTCTCCTCCCACTGCTCGACGTTGCCTTCCCGCACCGATCCCTTGGGCACGATGAGGCGCAGTTTCACGAGCGTACGGGTCGGGCCCAGCGGGTGACTGGTAATCCACAGGAAGTGGTCCGACTGATGGAGCACGGTCTCATTGGGAAAGATCGTGTGGATCACGTTCGCCACCGACAGAAGACGCCGTTCACTGCGTTCCGTCTTCGTGATGAAGTTTATCGACCGCTTCGGCAGGATCGACCGCAGATGGGGCCCGAACGAGTCGAAGAAGAAGGTGCTGTTCTCGAAGAGCGGGTTCGCGCTCTTCGCATGGAGGAACGGGAAGTGGTAACCCTCAAGGGTGCCTTCGACGACCAGCTTCCAATTGATCTCCCACTCCTGGCTCTCGGCGCCGTAGATCTCGTACGAGGAGAGGTCGAGATCCGCGATGTCGGGACGGAAGTCGCCCAGGAACGCGTCGAGGTCGGCCCGGCCCGGATTCTCCTCGGGCATCAGCCAGACGAACCCGTACGCCTCCACCGCCGGGAGCGCCACCAGGTTGCGTTTTCCCCGCTCGACGCCGGGGAAGCAGTGCGGGCTCGGGATCGCGGCGAGGGTGCCATCCAGGTCGTAACGCCAGGCGTGATAACCGCAGATGAACTGTCGGCGCTCGCCCGACGCGTCCTTTTCCAGACGGGCTCCGCGATGCCGGCAGGCGTTGAGGAAGACATGCGCTAACCCGTCCTGGTCGCGGCTGACGATCAGCGGTCTGCCGAAATGCTCCAGGGTCGCGAAGGTGCCGGGCGCCGGAATCTCGGAGCTGTGCACCAGCATCGAGGGCAACTTGGTGAAAATACGGTCGAGTTCCGCCCGGTACCACTCCGGCGACTGATAGCGGTCGACGCTGACCCGGGTGTCCGTGTCGGTCAGCGGGAGTCGCTTGTCGCGAAGGTGCTCCAGGGCGCGGTCCAGGATCCGGAGTTCCTCGTCGCGATCCATCCGCCAACTCCCTCCAAGTCCCGTACGGGGTTTGGGTCCGCCGGAATTCTATAGCCAATTGGTCAGGGGTGACGAGACCTGTTCAATGTCAAAAAACACGCGGTTGAACGGCGGGTGTTGAACGGGAGTTGTGCCATTGCGCAAAGCATCTGTAGAACAGCGCGACACCCTGCGGCCCGACAGGAGTGAGCCGACGTGCAGACGCATCAGCTACTCGCCGGATCCACCGCACCCCCCACCGGACGGTTTCTCCTCGCCCTCGCCGTCATCCTCGCGGTGGCCTTCGTCCTGGCCCGGCTGGCGCAGCGGGTGCGGCAGCCCGCCGTGATGGGGGAGATCATCGGCGGCATCCTGCTGGGCCCGAGCCTGCTCTCCCTCTTCCCGGGCGGGCTGGAGACCCGGCTGGTGGCACCCGCCACGCTGCCCTACCTCCAGCTCCTGTCCCAACTGGGCCTGGTGCTCTTCATGTTCGGCGTGGGCTACCAGTTCGACGTCGGCCACCTGCGCACGCCCACCGCGAAACGGCAGGTGGCGGCGGTCTCGCTGAGCTCGGTGGCGCTGCCGTTCGCGCTGGGCGCGGGCCTCGCGTACGGGCTCTACCCGTGGCTGAGCAAGTCCGAGCTGAAGACGGACGGGCCGCTCGGCCCGGCGCTCTTCCTCGGCGCGGCGATGTCCATCACCGCCTTCCCCGTCCTGGCCCGCATTTTGGCCGAACGCGGTCTGTACAAGGACCCGTTGGGGTCCATCTCGCTCGCCTGCGCGGCCGTCCAGGACTTCCTCGCCTGGTGCATCCTGGCGGCCGTGGTCGTGGTGGTCCGCGCGAGCGGGCCGTGGCCGCTGGCCCGGATGGCGCTGGAGTCGGCGCTGCTGCTCGCCGCGCTCGTCCTGCTCGTACGGCCGGGCCTGACCTGGCTCCTCGACCCGGCCAGACCGTGGGCGGGCGGCACCGCGCTCACCCATGCCGTGCTCGTGGTCGGGGTCCTGCTCACCGCCGTCGCAACCGACGAGATCGGCCTGCACGCGGTCTTCGGCGCGTTCGCGTTCGGCGCGGTGGTCCCGCGCGCCCGGATCGACGAGACGGCCCCGCAGGTCCCCGAACGCATCGAGCAGACCAGCCTGCTGCTCCTGCCGGTCTTCTTCACGGTCACCGGCATGTCCGTCGACATCTCCGGCCTCGGCGGCCGGGGCCTGGCCATGATGGCGGTGGTCCTGGTGGCGGCCTGCGCGGGCAAGTTCACCGGCGCGTTCGGCGCGGCCCGCCTGACCGGCGCGACCCCGCGCGAGGCCACCGCCCTCGGCGCGCTCCTCAACGCCCGCGGCCTGACCGAACTCGTCATCCTCAACGTGGGCCTGGGTCTCGGCGTCATCGACACCCGGCTGTTCACGGCGATGGTGCTGATGGCGGTGATCACCACGCTGATGACGGGGCCGCTGCTGCACCGGGTGCGTCCACCCCTCCCGTCCGAGGACACCGCCTCGGGCACGCGTCCCCCGCGGGCTTCGATAGGCTCGGCGCCGTAAGCGCCGGGTAAAGGGACATACGGGGGCAGAACATGACGGACCATCGGCAGCAAGGCGGCGGGGCGAACGGTCCGGCGACGGATCCGGGGGTGTTCCAGCCGCTGGCGGAGGACGACCCGCGCTCTGTGGCCGGATATCTGCTGAGCGCACGGCTCGGCGCCGGTGGCATGGGCAAGGTGTACCTCTCGTACACGCCCGGCGGGCGGCCCGTCGCGATCAAGGTGATCCGCCCCGAGTTCGCCGAGGACCCCGAATTCCGCCGCCGGTTCCAGCAGGAGGTACGGGCCGCGCAGCGCGTACAGGGTCTCTACACCGCGCCCGTGGTCGACAGCGACACCGAAGGACCGCACCCCTGGCTGGCCACGGCGTACGTCCAGGGGCCCTCCCTGCACGCGGCCGTCGCCGCCCATGGCGCGATGCCGGTGGCGACCGTTCTGCTGCTGGTGGCCGGGATCGCCGAGGCGCTCCAGGTCATTCACCAGGCGGGCATCGTCCACCGCGATCTCAAGCCGTCCAACGTGCTGCTCGCGGTCGACGGGCCGCGCGTCATCGACTTCGGCATCGCCAGGGCCGCGGACGCCACCGCGCTCACCGGTACGGGTGTCAGCGTCGGCACCCCCTCCTTCATGTCGCCGGAGCAGGCGGCCGGGACGAGCTGCACGGCGGCGACCGACGTCTTCGCGCTCGGCCAGATCGCGGTCTTCGCGGCGACGGGTGCCGCGGCCTTCGGCGACGGTTCCTCGCACGCGGTCCTCTACCGGATCGTGCACGAGGACCCGGATCTGTCGCGGCTGCCGGACGAGCTGCGGGAGATCGTCACCGCCTGTCTGAGCAAGGACCCGGCGCACCGGCCGTCCCCCGCCCAGGTCATCGAGATGTGCGGCCGGGCCTCCCAGGACCCGGCGCTGCGCCGCCCGGAGGGCTGGCTGCCCTCCTCGTACGCGGCCGACCTCACCCAGGCGGCGGCCCCCACTCCGCCGCCGCAGCCCGCCCACCCGCCGACGCAGGCGGCCACGGCCGCACCCCCGGCGTACTCCCCGACCCAGGCGGCCGCGGCCCCGGTGTACCCCCCGACGCAGACCGCCCCGCAGACACCGCCGCCGGTGTACCCGCCGACCCAGTCCGCGTATCCGCACCCCGTACAGCCGCAGTCGCTTCACGCTCCCGCGGCGGGGACGGTCGCGGGCCATCCGGCTCCGCCGCAGCCGCCGCGCAAGCGCAACCGTGCCGCACTGGTCGCCGCGGGAGCGGGCGCCGCCGTGCTCATCGGTGTCGGCGCGTACCTGGTGGGGCAGCTCTCCGGCAGTGACTCGGACGGCGGTAAGGACAGCAACAACAGCGGCAAGAAGGACAGCGCGTCGTCGCAGCCCGGCGGCGCGGCTTCGGGTGCGGGCGTCGGCAGCGGGAACAACAAGGCCCCGGCGGCGCCGAAGGCAGCCGTATACACCAACATGAGCATTCCCATCGGCTACTCCGTGAAGTTCGCCGACGAGCCGCCCCAGCCGCAGAAGATGGACGTGTTCTACGAGGGCGACTTCGGCTACGCGGCCGACATGGTCAACGGAGACGCCCTCGCCACCAACCAGTCGAAGAACACCATGGCGCTGCTGGACGCCGGCGAGCCGGGCTCCCTGGCGGGCTGCCGCGCCAACACCCGGTACACGACGTCCATCACCAAGGACAAGCTCGGCAAGGGGTCCCGGATCTGCGTGAAGACCGGCTCCGGGCACTACGGCCTGGTCACCGTGCGCGGATTCGCCCCCAAGGAGTCGCCGAGCCAGTTCGTCGGCGTGGACCTCACGGTGTGGCGCAGCGTGTCCACCTCCTGACCGCGCGGCCCCGCCCGCGCCCCGTCAGGCCGTGCTGAGCGGATGGGCCGCCGTGGCCGAGCGCGGGGGCCAGGCGCGCGGGGCGAGGATGCCGAGCACGTAGGCGCGGGCGACCAGGGCGGGGCGGGTCGCGGCGCCCAGCAGGTCCCGCAGGCGGCTGAGGTGGTAGTCGACCGTCTGCCGGGACAGCTTCAGCGAACTGGCGATGTCGCCGTTGCTGCTGCCCGCCGCCAGCAGCGAGAGGATGCGGATCTGCGCGGCGGTGAGGGACGGATGGGCCTCGTGGGCGAGGCTCAGATGGGTGACCACGGCCCAGACGTGCCGCGCGCGGGTGGCGGAGTGGCCGACCGTCGTCAGATGGAGCTGTGCGCGGCGCTGCCGCCCCTGGGCGTCGACGAGCACCGCGGACGTCTCCAGCCTTCTGGTGCGGCGCGCTATCAGCCCGTTCCACCTGCGGTGCAGCCGGTCGAGGCCGGGGTCGGGGGCGAGCAGGGTGTGCGCGCGGCGGCCGACCAGGTCGGGCAGGCCGATCCGGAACAGCTCGGCGGCCGCCGCGCTCGCCTCGACCACGCGCCCGTTCGCCGACAGCAGCGCGCAGGGCAGGCCGCTGTGGTCGCGCAGGGCCTGGAGGTTGTCCTCGGCCTCCTGCCACTGGACCATGGCGCGCAGTTGGTCCGTGACGTCCACGTAGATCCCGGCGACACAGGTCCGCTCGTTCTCCCGGACCGGGAACCGGTGGCCCACCGCCCGGCCCGCGCTGCCGTCCGGGCGCCGGTAGTCGAGGGTGTGGCGCACCGGCGTCCCCCGGGTGAGGATCTCCTGGTCGAGGGCGCGGAACTGGACGGCCTCGGCGGGGGCGTCGAAGTCCTCGATGTACTTGCCGACGAGCTCGTCCGGCACGGCGCCGTACAGGTGCGCGTAGGCGTGGTTGGCCCACAGATAGCGGCCCTGGCAGTCGCGGATGAAGGCCGCGGCCGGGGCGAGGTCCACGAGGCCCGCGAAGGCGGCACCGGCATCGTCCACAGCGGTCCCTCTGTTCATATCCGTTCCGTACGCCACTGATTGACGCACAGTTATCTCCCGATGGGTATCCCCTTCAGATCGCACGCATGCTCGGTTCTCGGCCGAAGTGGCGGCCCCCGCGAGCCCCGTCGAGCGCTCCAAGCGCCCCGAAAGGCTCCGCTATTCAGGCATTTGCCTGAGTACCAGGTGCCCCTGGTGGCGTTTGGATCGCCTGTCGCGTGGTCCTCTTGAGTGAGCGGGTGAACACGCCCCGAACACAGGCACCGGGCGATTCCCCCGCTCCTGACGCGCATCACCGATTCCGTACGACGACGCGTACGACGACGGATGCGACGCGTACGGCACGTACCGACATGGACGAATGGAGACGAACTTCAGTGAGCAAGGTGCTGTTAGTGCATGCCAAGGGTGGTCCGCCGCTCGGGCACGTCCTGTCCCGGACGGCCGCGAGGGCAGAGGTGCACCTGCTGGCGCTCAGCGCTCTGCCTCCCGCTGTGACGGGCTCCGCCCGGAGACTGTGCGCCTCGGTCGTGACGGCCGACGCACACCGCTCCGACCTGGTGTCCCTGATCGTCTCGCGGGCCGAGGCCGTCGGCGCGGACGCGGTGCTCACCTTCTCCGAGTACGCGGTCGTGGCCGTCGCCGAGGCGTGCGAGGCGCTCGGTCTCGCCGGGTCCGGCAAGGCCTCCGCGCTCGCCCGCGACAAGCGGCTGATGCGGCGCACCTGGCGGGAACACGGACTGCCGCAGCCCGAGTTCCGCTCCGTCGCCACGGAGGCCGACCTGTACGAGGCGGCCGGCGTCCTGCCCTTCCCCATGCTGCTCAAGGCGGCCTGGAGCGCGGGCTCCACCGCACACCAGATCATCCGCTCCCCGTACGAGGTCTCCACCGCCTGGCGCCGCTCGCGCGAAGTGATGGCCGAATCCGCACAGTTGGGGTACGCGGAACTCCATGTGGCGGAGGCCCAGGGGCACTTCGTGGTGGAGCAGATCGTGACCGGCACCGCCTCGGACTGGTTCGACGAGCCCGGCTGGGGCGACTACGTCAGCGTCGAGGGCGTGGTCGCGGACGGCATCTTCCACCCGGTCTGCCTCAGCGGCCGGATGCCCACGGTCGAGCCCTTCACCGAGCGCGCGGGCATCACCCCCGCCCCGCTGGCCCCGGACGCCCAGGACCGTGTCGTGGCGCTCGCCCGCCGGGCCGTCGACGCCCTCGGCCTGCGCGACTGCGGGACGCACACCGAGATCAAGCTCGGCGCGGACGGCGAGATGTGGCTGATCGAGACGGCCGCCCGGTTCGGCGGCGCGATGACCGTGCCGCAGATCGAGGAGGTCTTCGGGCTCGACCTCGTCGGCATGCTCGTCGACCACCTCCTCGGGCGCCCGGTCGAGTGGCCCGAGCGGGCCCTCACCCCGGCGCAGGCGCACGGCGCGGCCGGCTCCCTCGTCGTCCTCGCGGTCGACGGCCGGGGCGAGGCCTGGCGGGACCGCAGGGTCTGGGACTTCCCCGCGGTCTCGGCGGTCGTGCCGCTCAGCCGGGGCAGCGAGCTGTCGGTGGTCGCGGAGAGCTCCCTCGCCGACGGCAGCCTCGTGCCGGTGTACGACCCGGCCGCGGGCGCCAACACCATGGCGGCCCTGTGCCTGCTCTCCGCCACCGACCCGCGGACGGTGCTCCGCGACTTCGAGACGCTGGTCGACGCCCTGCCGCGGGTCCTGCCCGCCGCGCGGCCCTCGGCCGTACAGCCCGAGGAGGTCTCCGTATGACCGCCCAACTGGTCACCGGCGTCGCCGAACCGGCCGTGGACCGTACGGTCGTGGGCGAGAACCTCTCCCTGCCGCTCTTCCGCACGCTCTCCGGGGTGCTGGCCGGTCACCCCTACCTCAAGGTCGTCGTCGACCGCGTCGAGGGCACCTGGCACCTGCTCGACACGGCCGCCCACCCCTTCCACGTCAACTACGTCGCCACCCGCGTCCTGGGCATGGAGCTCGCCGAGCTGGACGCGGACCTCGACGCGTTCAACGCCTCCGTCTACATGGACCCCGACCGCCGCTTCCTGCTCGGTGTGCTCTCCCTGCACACCGACGAGGACGCGGAGGGCCGCGAACGCACCTTCCTCGTCCTGGAGACGACCGAGGCCGACACCATGAACGGCGAACTCCTCGCGTTCTTCTACGAGTTCGTCAGGGCCCGGGTCGACGGCAGACTGCCGCTGCTGCTCAAACCCGCCAACCACGGCCAGGAGGAGGAGCTGGCGGCGATCAGCGAACGGCGCGTGCCGCGCATCCTGAGCCACGAGCTGTTCGGCTCCAGGACCCGGACGCCGCTGAACCCCGGCGAGGCCACCGGGCGGCTGCGGTTCTTCCGTACGTACGCGGAGTACACGGCCGCGGAGGCCGGGCTCGGCTGGGCGGACATCGTGGCCATGCCGTGTCTGCCGGACGACGTGCCGCGGGTGGCCGGATTCCTCAACACCGCGCCGATCACCCCGCTCTCGCACACCAACGTGCTGGCGTCCGGCTGGGGGATACCCAACGCGATCGTGCTCGACCTGGAGCAGCTCGCCGAGGAGGGCGGCCTGGACGGCGCATGGGTGCGCTACCGGGTGCGCGAGGACGAGATCTCCCTGGAGCGGCTGGATCGGGAACCGGTCCTGCGGGCTCCCGCCTGGCACCAGCAGCGCATACGCCTGGAGCCGCCTCTGCTCGAAGACGCCCCCGTGCTGGCCCTGCACCGGCTGCGCGCCGCCGACCGCGACCGGTACGGCACCAAGGCGGCCAACCTCGGCGAGCTGCACCACGTACTCGACAGCCGCAGCGCCGACCTCACCGCCTTCTACGGGAAGCCGCGCCCGCCGCGCGACGACCTGTACGGGCACCTCGCCGCGCGGCTCGGCCTGAATGCGCCCACCAAGGCCGAACTCCGCGCCAAGGCAGCCGAATTCGTGTCCGGAGCCGTGGGCGCCCCGGAGGGCGTGGCACTCCCCTTCTCCCTCCAGCAACACTTCCTCGCGTCCTCGCCCGCCCTCCAGCAGGGCATCGGCAAGCTCAAGATGGCACTCGAACTCGACGCCACCGACGTCCTGGACCCGCTCTGCCTGCAACTCCAGCAGCTGATCCGGCACACGCCCGTCCCCGAGTCCGTCACCCGGCGGATCAGCCAGGCCTTCCCCGCCCCGGCGGCGGCGCGCGGACGCCTGGTGGTGCGCTCCTCCTCCAACGCCGAGGACCTTCCGGGCTTCTCCGCGGCGGGCGTCTACGACTCGGTGACCGCCGTCCACGGAACCGGCGAACTCCTGGACGCGGTACGCCAGGTGTGGGCCTCCCTGGTGTCGCCCCGCAGCGTGCGGCTGCGCCACCAGGTCGGGATCTCCCTCGACGACACCTACATGGGCGTGATCATCCAGGAGTACGTGCCCGCCTCGCTCGGCGGCGTCCTGGTGACCTGCGACCCGACCCGACGCGAGGACTTCCGCAACGTCTACCTCAACTGCTCGCCCGGCTCCCCGGAGCGGGTCGTCGAGGGCTCGGTCCTGCCGCAGCAGTACCTGTACAACACCGTGGAGGGCGGCGGCCGGACCGTCGCCCTGGGCTCCTGGGGCGACGGACTGCCCGCCGCCACCCGCGCCCGGCTCGCGGACCTCTCCCTGACGGGGCGGCTGCTGCAGTCCCACTTCAGCGGGTCCGACTGCGCCGGGTCCGACGGCGGGGCCGACGTGGACAGGCCGCTGGACATCGAGTGGCTGATGACCGAGCGGGGCGACTTCCGGCTGGTCCAGATCCGCCCGTACGCGCTGTGATCCCGGGCCTGTCGGGTAAGCGGCCGGACACCGGCCTGACCCACACCGCCCGCCGGATCATCCACCTCAACTACGGATTCCAGCTCCTGTTCAACCTGCTGTGGTGGATGCCGGTCTTCTACGCGTACCAGAAGACGGCCGGGCTCTCGGACAGCCAGATCTTCGGCATCCAGAGCATCTACTACGTGGCCTTCTGTCTGTTCGAGATCCCGACCGGGCTGATCGCCGACCGGATCGGCGCCCGCAACTGCCTGCGGGCCGGGGCGGTGGTGATGACGGCGGCGAACCTGGCTCCGGTGGTCAGCGCCTCGTACACCGGCTTCCTGGTCCACTTCCTGGCCATCGCCCTGGGCCGTTCGCTCACTTCGGGAGCGGCGAGCGCGTACCTCTACGACGGTCTGCGGTCCGAGAAGTGCGACGACGAGCACTACCTGAAGGCGGAGGGCACCGCACGGGCCCTGGGGCTTGCGGCGAAGGTCGTGTGCTGGCCGCTGGTCGGGCCTTTGATGACGGTCGCCCACGCGGCCCCGTACGTGCTCAGCGCCGCCAGCGCCGCGGGCTCCCTGGCGTGCGCCGTCGCGCTGCCCCGGCTCGCGGGGGAGGGCGACGGTTCGGGCCGGGCGGCCGACAGGGGACGCAGGGGCGGCGCGTTCCTGCGGGACGCGGGCTCCGCGCTGCGCTGCGTCGCCTCCTCGCCGTGGCTGGCCCTGGTGATGGTGCAGGGCGTGGCGGTCTTCACGCTCTCCCGGATCTGCCAGGTCAACCTCTTCCAGCCGATCCTGCTGGACCACGGCATCGGGGAGGCCTCGCACGGCGGGGTGCTGGCCGCGATGACGGTGGCGGAGGCGGTCGCCTCGGCCCGCCCCCAGTGGCTGAGCCGTCGCCTGCCGCCGGTGGCCTGGGTCTCGATCCTCAGCCTGGTGCTCGCGGGCACGCTGGCGGCGATGACGCTCGGGGGCCCGTGGGCGGTCATCGCGCTGCTCTGCCTGTTCGCCGCCGCGACCGGCTTCGCGTACCCGGTCCAGCGCAAGCTGGTGAACGACGCGGTACCGCCCGACGCCCCGCGCGCCACGCTGCTGTCGGTCGAGAGCATCGTGGACCGCGCGGTGTGCGCCCTGGCCGCGGTCGCCGTGGGCGCCTACCTCTCCGCCGGCCACCTGGACACCCTGCTGTGGCACAGCGCGCTGGCGACGGTGCTGCTGCTGGGGGTGTTCCAACTGCTGGTGCGCGGCGGGGCGGTGCAACGGGACCGCTCCGGGGCCGGGCTCCCGGCCCAGGCCCCGGCCGCGGACGTCCGTGACGCCGGTGACACGGTCCCGCTGACGGGGGCCCGCGAGCGGCGGAACGACACGTAGGAGCGGCGCGGGCCCGGACCGGTCAGCGGGACCGGCGGCCGAGGAGTTCGACGAGCCCGACCGGGAGGAAGGTGGGCCGATGGGACTGCCCGACCTGGTAGGGGACATAGCCCACGGAGGCGGCGACCTCGACCTCCTCGGCCGTCTCCGCCTGGTAGACGACATGGCAGCGCCCCGACTCGGCCTTCGCCCGCTGCCACAGGACAGGCGCCGGTTTGCGTTCCGCGTCGGTACGGGGAGTGAGGATCCGGTCGCCGAAGTCCCGCCAGGCGAAGGGCGCGGAACCCTTCCAGGCGGCGTCGACCTCCTGCTTGAGCCTGGCGGCACGCTCGGCGTCGGTGCTGCCCCAGGAGGGCGGAACGTTGGTGATCAGACCGATCCGGACGTGGTGCTCGCGCAGGGCACGCAGATACGAGGCGGCGCCGGTCTGATAGCCGATGCTGCCGTCGGCGGCGGTGTGGACGAGGGTTTCGCCCAGGTCGAAGTAGACGACGGGGCAGGCGGGCGCGGCAGCGGTACGCGTCGGGGAGCCCGCGCCCTTGGGGGCGGCGGCACTCACCGGGGCGCAGAGACCGGCGGACACCAGGACGGCACCCAGCGCGAGGCCCACCCGGCCCCAGCTCGTGGAGGCGGATCTGTTCATGACGTGGGTCACCCTTCTCGTCGTACGCCGCGCACTGCGAGCGCACTACGAGACTGCACAGTTGTCTGGGCCATGACACATGCCGCAGGAAACTTTCTCGCGCGCCGTCTCCCGGGCGCGTACGGGAGCGGGGTGCCGGGGGCCGAGGCGAATGCCGTCCGGCACCGTCCACCCGGGCGCGTACGGGAGCGGGCAGGACTCAGACTCGGACTCAGACTCAGACTCAGACCAGTTCGGGTTGCGGTTCCGGCCGGAGCGCCGGCGCGGCCTTCGGCTCCCACTCCCTGGTGGTCCGTACATAGCCATGGACCACCGAGCCCAGCGCCAGCAGGACAAGCGGTCCGAACAGCCACGGGTGCTCGGCCATCTCCAACG encodes the following:
- a CDS encoding serine/threonine-protein kinase; translation: MTDHRQQGGGANGPATDPGVFQPLAEDDPRSVAGYLLSARLGAGGMGKVYLSYTPGGRPVAIKVIRPEFAEDPEFRRRFQQEVRAAQRVQGLYTAPVVDSDTEGPHPWLATAYVQGPSLHAAVAAHGAMPVATVLLLVAGIAEALQVIHQAGIVHRDLKPSNVLLAVDGPRVIDFGIARAADATALTGTGVSVGTPSFMSPEQAAGTSCTAATDVFALGQIAVFAATGAAAFGDGSSHAVLYRIVHEDPDLSRLPDELREIVTACLSKDPAHRPSPAQVIEMCGRASQDPALRRPEGWLPSSYAADLTQAAAPTPPPQPAHPPTQAATAAPPAYSPTQAAAAPVYPPTQTAPQTPPPVYPPTQSAYPHPVQPQSLHAPAAGTVAGHPAPPQPPRKRNRAALVAAGAGAAVLIGVGAYLVGQLSGSDSDGGKDSNNSGKKDSASSQPGGAASGAGVGSGNNKAPAAPKAAVYTNMSIPIGYSVKFADEPPQPQKMDVFYEGDFGYAADMVNGDALATNQSKNTMALLDAGEPGSLAGCRANTRYTTSITKDKLGKGSRICVKTGSGHYGLVTVRGFAPKESPSQFVGVDLTVWRSVSTS
- a CDS encoding PAS domain-containing protein yields the protein MNRGTAVDDAGAAFAGLVDLAPAAAFIRDCQGRYLWANHAYAHLYGAVPDELVGKYIEDFDAPAEAVQFRALDQEILTRGTPVRHTLDYRRPDGSAGRAVGHRFPVRENERTCVAGIYVDVTDQLRAMVQWQEAEDNLQALRDHSGLPCALLSANGRVVEASAAAAELFRIGLPDLVGRRAHTLLAPDPGLDRLHRRWNGLIARRTRRLETSAVLVDAQGRQRRAQLHLTTVGHSATRARHVWAVVTHLSLAHEAHPSLTAAQIRILSLLAAGSSNGDIASSLKLSRQTVDYHLSRLRDLLGAATRPALVARAYVLGILAPRAWPPRSATAAHPLSTA
- a CDS encoding PEP/pyruvate-binding domain-containing protein, yielding MTAQLVTGVAEPAVDRTVVGENLSLPLFRTLSGVLAGHPYLKVVVDRVEGTWHLLDTAAHPFHVNYVATRVLGMELAELDADLDAFNASVYMDPDRRFLLGVLSLHTDEDAEGRERTFLVLETTEADTMNGELLAFFYEFVRARVDGRLPLLLKPANHGQEEELAAISERRVPRILSHELFGSRTRTPLNPGEATGRLRFFRTYAEYTAAEAGLGWADIVAMPCLPDDVPRVAGFLNTAPITPLSHTNVLASGWGIPNAIVLDLEQLAEEGGLDGAWVRYRVREDEISLERLDREPVLRAPAWHQQRIRLEPPLLEDAPVLALHRLRAADRDRYGTKAANLGELHHVLDSRSADLTAFYGKPRPPRDDLYGHLAARLGLNAPTKAELRAKAAEFVSGAVGAPEGVALPFSLQQHFLASSPALQQGIGKLKMALELDATDVLDPLCLQLQQLIRHTPVPESVTRRISQAFPAPAAARGRLVVRSSSNAEDLPGFSAAGVYDSVTAVHGTGELLDAVRQVWASLVSPRSVRLRHQVGISLDDTYMGVIIQEYVPASLGGVLVTCDPTRREDFRNVYLNCSPGSPERVVEGSVLPQQYLYNTVEGGGRTVALGSWGDGLPAATRARLADLSLTGRLLQSHFSGSDCAGSDGGADVDRPLDIEWLMTERGDFRLVQIRPYAL
- a CDS encoding acetyl-CoA carboxylase biotin carboxylase subunit family protein, yielding MSKVLLVHAKGGPPLGHVLSRTAARAEVHLLALSALPPAVTGSARRLCASVVTADAHRSDLVSLIVSRAEAVGADAVLTFSEYAVVAVAEACEALGLAGSGKASALARDKRLMRRTWREHGLPQPEFRSVATEADLYEAAGVLPFPMLLKAAWSAGSTAHQIIRSPYEVSTAWRRSREVMAESAQLGYAELHVAEAQGHFVVEQIVTGTASDWFDEPGWGDYVSVEGVVADGIFHPVCLSGRMPTVEPFTERAGITPAPLAPDAQDRVVALARRAVDALGLRDCGTHTEIKLGADGEMWLIETAARFGGAMTVPQIEEVFGLDLVGMLVDHLLGRPVEWPERALTPAQAHGAAGSLVVLAVDGRGEAWRDRRVWDFPAVSAVVPLSRGSELSVVAESSLADGSLVPVYDPAAGANTMAALCLLSATDPRTVLRDFETLVDALPRVLPAARPSAVQPEEVSV